From Pandoraea vervacti, the proteins below share one genomic window:
- a CDS encoding YXWGXW repeat-containing protein produces MPSPSLSRVSSLVTFLSAHRRHAVAAVLCLASLPALAEVTLQRGPPPPRFEDPHAAPKGEFWVPGYWQWKDGRYDWVDGHMEAKRPGMRYTPPHWEETGAHEWTLRDGKWDATGWGPGTLHEIRAPGTPNSGK; encoded by the coding sequence ATGCCGTCCCCGTCGCTTTCAAGGGTCTCGTCGCTGGTGACCTTTCTTTCCGCGCATCGCCGTCACGCCGTCGCGGCTGTCCTGTGTCTCGCAAGTTTGCCTGCACTGGCCGAGGTGACGTTGCAACGCGGACCGCCGCCGCCGCGCTTCGAAGACCCGCATGCGGCGCCGAAGGGCGAGTTCTGGGTGCCCGGATACTGGCAGTGGAAAGACGGTCGTTACGACTGGGTCGACGGTCATATGGAAGCGAAGCGCCCCGGTATGCGCTACACGCCGCCGCACTGGGAGGAGACCGGCGCGCACGAATGGACGTTGCGCGACGGCAAGTGGGACGCCACCGGGTGGGGGCCCGGCACCCTTCACGAAATTCGCGCCCCCGGCACCCCG